A stretch of Brassica rapa cultivar Chiifu-401-42 chromosome A08, CAAS_Brap_v3.01, whole genome shotgun sequence DNA encodes these proteins:
- the LOC103834700 gene encoding UPF0725 protein At5g63820 — protein MEEGMAKQETSESGSLPTTSPKAKLVRTCEKSVEEQLQERLRVPRWLRMERCGRAFGFDLDFNSDTPTLIEPEWGDDYDIGLYGRIGLQCHNLQKGTNFKFKRWEKHSSWDAGSMDFYVTLDAVDPDIGSVFSFQTLLRDQGRRSPLGVRLLLCNIVSRFTPPRDKPLKVDYEWDEDTVPDFYKGPLPKWFSDEALERDSKKYYVVPESELHDNDWLQLLMEVAFFSKSDRCLDAYLPLELNKVVVETLEDYTTEAREKLKADNAIFYISYKCSTDPFSVTLSGYPHLSTTLVGDHLAVVRKTMDGKPEHISLEVSLTRKQEKE, from the exons ATGGAGGAGGGTATGGCTAAACAAGAAACAAGTGAGTCGGGGAGTCTACCAACAACATCCCCAAAGGCAAAGCTGGTGCGAACGTGTGAAAAATCCGTAGAAGAACAGCTACAGGAACGATTACGAGTACCTCGCTGGCTAAGGATGGAACGTTGTGGAAGGGCCTTT GGATTTGATCTGGATTTCAACAGCGATACGCCTACATTAATTGAGCCCGAGTGGGGAGATGACTATGATATCGGTCTCTATGGTAGGATTGGACTCCAATGCCACAATCTTCAAAAG GGAACAAACTTTAAGTTTAAACGCTGGGAGAAACATAGTTCGTGGGATGCTGGATCCATGGACTTCTACGTGACTTTGGACGCAGTGGATCCGGACATCGGCTCTGTCTTCTCTTTTCAGACGCTGTTACGCGACCAAGGACGTCGGAGTCCATTGGGTGTCAGACTTCTCTTGTGCAACATAGTCTCCAGATTCACTCCTCCAA GGGACAAGCCTCTGAAAGTGGATTATGAATGGGACGAGGACACGGTACCTGACTTCTACAAAGGTCCACTGCCCAAATGGTTTTCTGATGAAGCCTTGGAACGTGACAGTAAGAAGTATTACGTG GTGCCTGAATCAGAGCTGCATGACAATGACTGGCTTCAACTTCTCATGGAAGTCGCCTTCTTCTCCAAATCAGATCGT tgtttggatgcttactTACCCTTGGAGCTCAACAAGGTTGTTGTGGAAACTCTTGAAGATTACACAACCGAGGCGCGTGAGAAGCTTAAAGCAGATAATGCAATCTTCTACATAAGTTACAAGTGTTCCACCGATCCTTTTTCAGTGACTTTGTCTGGTTATCCCCATCTTTCAACGACTTTGGTTGGTGATCACCTTGCCGTAGTGAGGAAGACCATGGATGGGAAACCAGAACACATAAGTCTTGAAGTTTCTCTTAccagaaaacaagaaaaagagtAG